Part of the Nicotiana sylvestris chromosome 2, ASM39365v2, whole genome shotgun sequence genome, ATCATAAACCAAAAATAACTGAGAATAAATAAACCATAAAAATCAAATCTCAACACCCACAATTTATTTCCCATCAGATTCCTTGGTTTTCTTCGAATTATTTGTTTCATTTCCTATCATTCAATTCCGTTCTGATGGAGGCTGGTACTGCAGTTATGCAGCAGGTACAAGTCAGTGAAGCTGTGCTGGAAAAACACGTTTACTCTGTGTGGGCTCTGCCCCGGGAGGATGTGAGAGTGAGGGTGAAGAAGTTGATGGAGGGTCTCCGATCGGAGTTTGGTGGGCCCCAGTTTGAACCTCACGTAACGGTCGTCGGAGCAATTCGGTTGACGGAGGCTGAAGCACGTGACAGGTTCAAGAAAGCTTGTGAGATAGTGAAGAAGCCTTATAGTGCTACAGTGGAGAAAGTGGATAGTGGCACTTTCTATTATCAGTGTGTTTACCTTTTGCTTCACCCTACCACTGAGGTAACGTTTTGCAATTTCATTGATTCGCTTTAGCTACTCTGTTTGTTGTCATTTTGTACTAATGTTGGTAATCTCAAATATCttgtttttattttcaaaagGTGAATATAAGAAATGTTTTTGGCATAATGAGTTGGCTTGATGAACGATGTTATGTTCGTTCAGCTTATGTAGTTGTAATTTGTTCAATCGCttgtttattttgttatttattttattagTATATTTGATGTAGAAAATGGTTCATCCAGCAGTTGTTGAATACAGCTAATGGATGATTTTGCAATCAGCAAAGTGGACTGTTTTAGTAAGAGAAACTGCACGAAGATTAGTCTAGTGTGCTGAGCAATACTAATGTTCTTGATTGTCTCCTCATACCGTCATACAGTGTGCAAGATCATATGAGGAGACAATCGCCCGTATGTGTAACACTTGACGAGCTGAATATGTTCAGGTCCTATTCTTAATTTCACCTATGTCAAACAAAGGAATAGTTTCCTTTCACTTTCACCCCGATCTTGCCTATTATTTTTCTTACATTTGCTTATTTCCAAGGAGAGCATAAGTTTGTGTGTTCACACATGTTACCCAAGTATAAGGAGACTCAAACATGAATGTATATTGAAATTTTTCCTCTAGCAGGGTCTCCAGATGCCAAGGTTTTACATTTTCATCACTTTCAATAGGAACTGAAGGCAAGTCGACAAAAATATCCCTGTTGAATTTCTGTGTTGGGAGCAACGCATAGAAAGGCAGTTGAACATGCTTTGAGACTCGTCCCAATGTGAAAGGGGCTCAAAATTAACCGAGTCAGTCATGTTGAGCAGAAGCCTCGCGGGGCAAATGTCTCTATAAGTGAGGCTGAGCAATAGCCCTCTGCATCTTAGCTCCATACCTATAAATGCCTTATACACGTGTTACACCTTAGATTGTCGCTCTTTTACATCCCAATTagtcttcttttaatttttttttttaaatagttgGTTATAACTTATATAGCAGTGtaatattttttccaaattcaAAACTTGGTAACTTAATACATTGTTATGTACATATGTCATTACGTCTAGATACTTAAATTAATTTTATACCTTTTTAGCTTTTAAAGTTTATACATTACTAAAATAACTCGTGGGGCTTATGCCCCATAACTTGGGTAATGTCCTGCTCTTTACACCTTCTAAAACACTGATTTGGAGCGACAAAAggaaaaaggttttttttttgggggggggggggggtgttcagAAGCAGTCTTACCTTTGCCATGCTTTTTTGTGTACAACTTTTGTTGTAATTACTGAGATCAGTGACCTGAAATTTGTTGTTCCAGGTTGTGGAGGCTAGTGCTCACTGCTGCAGTCACTTTGGTTACAACCGATCAGGAAGTAAGATAAACGTTCTCTGTGCAGATTTGTGCCTCATTCAGTTTCTAGAGTTGTAGTCAGAAAAAGTTTTTGCTTGTTATCTTTTTCTGTTTCTTAAATTATTGCACTTCCTGAGTAATAAAAATGGCTCCAACTGCTTTCTATTTCCCTCATTTTGGTCATCAGTCTACTTCTGTGGCAAACTCCTTCAAGCTCTCCTTCCCACCTCATTCCTAGACTCCTTCTTGCCCTCACCATCATATCCCCTACTTCGTGGATGTTCTCATTTCGCTCACACTATATATTATAGACAAAATTGGTGCCGCATGTGGCTGAAATCTAGGAGATGGTTTGGAATCCCTTGCCTGCTGTGAAGGGTAGAGTTGTAAAATCACCGCTAATTTCTTTTGAGAAAATcctcaattttttttcttctcttgttggaagggtttgggggttgggCATGTAACAGAGAGAATATGTGAAATACTAAAACCATAATTCAAAAGCACTGATGCTAGATATTGGAAGTAATGGATGATTAATTTGTATCAATAATTTGAAAACTTGCATTGATCACATCAAGTACAAATTTCAAATTGTCAACAGTTTGGTTGTTTAGCATGTGCTATCTTTGTAGTCAACCAAATATAGTACATACAATTACCCAAACTTTGGCTGCTATTGGCTATGGAATTAATCTCCTACTCTTCCTTGGCTGATATCTTACTTTTGTGATCACGCAGCATATATGCCGCATTTGAGCCTTCTCTATGGGGATTTAActgatgaagaaaagaagaaagctCAAGAAAAGGCTAAAATGCTTGATGAAGGCATTTGCAGCTTGAGCTTCCCGATATCTCATCTCGCATTGTGTAAAACAGACACTGAAGACAAAAGCTGCAAATCATGGGAGAAGGTTGAAGAGTATAGTCTTCATCCCTAGCTAGCATGCTGAAACAATAACATGTCCATGAGCAAAAAACTCATCCTGTTTACTTTTACTTTACACCTTGAATTGCAGTTGCAAGGTTGAACTTTGTAATACATGTACTACTTACTACTCTTTATGTGCTATAAATAAGAACTTTGGACTTCCCTTTACTTGTATGCTTTCAAGGTTTCTTCAAGGGGTTCATTACTCAAAACAAAGCTTAAATTATCTTAAATTTCCAAACCTTCAGTCACTTGCTAATAAGCATGACAATCAGTTGGTACATTAATTTTAGTCATGACTTATGAGATTACTTCCTTTCATACACATTGACATTGGTGTACAAATTCCTGACAGGTTCATCTGTGAATCTCGTTATggaatagaaaaagaagaaaatgctAATGCAAGGGCAAATAACTAAACTCCTGGTAACCCTTCATGAGTTGTGGCAACTGGCAAGGAACGTCTTCTGGTGATTCGTTGGAAATTGACTCCAACTTCTGGCCAGGAGGCTATTATCGCACGCTTTTTTTAAGTAGGATTAAAAGTTAAGCAGCGACACTCAAAtatcctacaacaacaacaaacttagTTTAATTCCGCAAGTGAAGTCTAGGGAAGATAGTGTCTACAGCTCTACGTTGACCTTATATATGCCTTGTGGAAGTAGAAAAGTTATTTCTGGTAGATTCTTAGCTCGGTACAGTGAAATAGCCTATTTGCAATAAATTTGTGCAGAAAAATAAGACTGCAATCACAAACAACTATaaagaaaaaaagtattttttgataAACATTGCGGGTTACAACTCCGTTTATCCTTTAATTCTTTCCTTCGATTTGTTAACCGTAATTCGAGGGTCTTAGCAGCGTATTTCTCAAATGTAGAATAATATGCATCTTCTTGATGTATTTGATGATCAAGAAGGATATAGCAGCACTTCGTTTGGATCTTGAATGTTGCTAGAACTTTGAGCAAGACATATTTGACTTGTCTTTGATCTCTTAATGAATATTACAAAAGTTTTATGGAATTTCAGAGATTGCATATTTGAATTATGGAATTGCTGAGATGGTTTTTGAAGGACATACCTAGCTTCATTTATAGGCATAAATTAGGGTTTGGATGGAGCAACCACCAAATAACCCTAATGGGCTCAGGACCTAgtctaaatttttttttatgcACTAATTTTCAATGTCCACATAGCCTATTTGCATAAATCTCCCAATAGATACTTGGCTCAGCCATTGTTGGCAAATGCTTTCATTTTATTCATAGAACACACCAGACAAAGGGGCGTGGATTTTTTTTAACATTTTCCAAGAACATTTTGGATTCTCCAACATTTAACATATCTAATAGTAGTATTTTATTCAAGGAATATTTAACCATTTCTCGCTTACTAATGGTACATTGAACAGCGAGAATATGCTGAAACACATGAAGTCGTTGTATTTTATTCACTGTAACTAAAATACGTAAAATTCCTTAGGTTTTTagtgtaggaaaaataaaataaaaagaaggttTGAAAATTGGCCGTTGTACAATTTTTCTTAAATGGCGAAACAGTCGGAAATAAGCCTCGCCCTCGTGGCAGCTTATTTtccacaaggttagacaaacaGCCAACACAGAATTATTACTAGGCAATTCACATTATAATGTATTGGCGGCTTCCCTATACCTAATTTAACACATGATGCAAGATTACTATTGGCGGTTCCCAGTTGTCACCTAATTTTTCTATTTAAGAGAAAGCCTTAGTCTTATTAGGGAATTGAAATGtaatatttttatttgtttgttattaattttttttctttatcaatttagagaaagaaatatttttattatacACATTCTTGTTTCGAAAATACTCCTCATTTAGTGAAAGAAACATGTGTCATAAGATACACTTAGAAAAAACGTTTTccattaaaaaaaaacattttcccCCTAAAAGAACTACTAAGTACTACTTTAGAAGGTATATAAGTTGATGGAGGGTGTCGGTGTGTAAAGGGTAATTAAATCAAcaacaaattaaaaaaatagttcTTAATTTGCAACTTGTACAACTGCTTATGATCATGTTAGTAGTAAAGAATTGAGGATAAGATCGAGAGAACTTTTCAGCTTATAGACATTTAGAGCTGTTAATATTCTTCTGATTGCGACTTACCATATCATTGGCTAGCTAGGTCATACAAATATTTCATGAATATTCTCTTTTATACTTTTTCTTTAATGAACAACTTGAACTTAATTCAACCTAGCCGGCTAGAACAAGTGGCTATATATATTATTACCTTCAACTAGCTTTTTCgttgaaaatttcaaaattttacaagtgcATGTGTAAGAATATACCAAAGCCCGTACAATAAGAAAATAGTTAGTGTTTACAAAAATACTACACAGAAAATGTTGATTAATGAGTTTCATACTGAAAGTAAACGTTGTGCTATTTTTCGTTTCTTTGATGGTTAACCAGTAAGAAACTTGTTGAGAAGATGGTACCAAAGTTCAAATTTGGTGATTAAAATTCTCCAGCCATTAGAGCATGTGGGGTGTGGAATAAATCATAAATCACATTCATTTGGCTGCGAATGAGTTGGAAAATAGGTAGATTATGAGTTACACAAAAGTCAGACTTTGTTATTGTGCCTACTCAAACTTCAAAATCACGCATCTTTTGTGGTCGATATACGGACGACTTTGGGGCTGTAACACTTCCAATTGATTTTAGATGTTAAGTCAAAGTTTTAAACACCAACGTTAGGGTAAAACCTTTTTCGCACCACCAGGTAACATTGAGCTGCTGTAACATGTTACCAATTTTTCCTATTTATAAAATTCAAATGCTGCTTTTCCTCCCTCCCTCTCTCCCTTCAAACCCTCGTCTTCCCCGGTTTCTCAAATTCTCGTCCATTATTAGTTTTTGTAGCGACTAAGTTTGTACAAAAAGTAAACAAATAttgcacaatatatatatatag contains:
- the LOC104232464 gene encoding cyclic phosphodiesterase-like isoform X1; the protein is MEAGTAVMQQVQVSEAVLEKHVYSVWALPREDVRVRVKKLMEGLRSEFGGPQFEPHVTVVGAIRLTEAEARDRFKKACEIVKKPYSATVEKVDSGTFYYQCVYLLLHPTTEVVEASAHCCSHFGYNRSGTYMPHLSLLYGDLTDEEKKKAQEKAKMLDEGICSLSFPISHLALCKTDTEDKSCKSWEKVEEYSLHP
- the LOC104232464 gene encoding cyclic phosphodiesterase-like isoform X2 — its product is MRAVMQQVQVSEAVLEKHVYSVWALPREDVRVRVKKLMEGLRSEFGGPQFEPHVTVVGAIRLTEAEARDRFKKACEIVKKPYSATVEKVDSGTFYYQCVYLLLHPTTEVVEASAHCCSHFGYNRSGTYMPHLSLLYGDLTDEEKKKAQEKAKMLDEGICSLSFPISHLALCKTDTEDKSCKSWEKVEEYSLHP